Proteins from a single region of Malaclemys terrapin pileata isolate rMalTer1 chromosome 25, rMalTer1.hap1, whole genome shotgun sequence:
- the FTSJ3 gene encoding pre-rRNA 2'-O-ribose RNA methyltransferase FTSJ3, with protein sequence MGKKGKVGKSRRDKFYRLAKETGFRSRSSFKLIQLNRKFQFLPKSRALLDLCAAPGGWLQVASKFMPVSSLIIGVDLVPIKPIPNVVTLQEDITTEKCRQAVRKELQTWKVDVVLNDGAPNVGASWVHDAYSQANLTLMALKLACEFLSKGGWFITKVFRSRDYQPLLWIFQQLFRKVQATKPQASRNESAEIFVVCQGYLSPDKIDSKFFDPKFAFKEVEIQAKSVSELVTKKKPKAEGYAEGDTTLYHRFTLMDFLKAPNPVDFLSKANEITLGDSELERHSATTEELRQCCRDIRVLGRKELRALLNWRMKLRRFMARKLKEQAKELDISLSSGEEEEGGEDEAVKMSGAAGDGAAEEEEMELRLAELKAEEVAELKRKKKKILKEQRKQRERIELKMDLPGVSIADEGETGMFSLRTIGKTRLLNEVARGDMASADAFLEAPHEDDDMALSEHDDADDVSLASDLGSDELADIEERLQEAKRGLGPKRGTFQQVTEEEGEENPLLVPLEEKSVLEERQTNLWFGKEVFAGIEDDVDEALEISQAQALSERKKPLPGNVKGKGQKKLPPSQEAAAVEVGPREAVGAGPSEDQGGRSSGEEDSDSSSDEERETSQKGRKRALAEPGGFEVVPIEDPVKRARILDAEGLALGSVIATSRKAKRDLIDNSFNRYAFNEEEGELPEWFQQEEQQHRRKQLPLDRQTVEEYRQHWRQINARPIKKVAEAKARKKRRLLKKMEQMKKKAEAVVSTVDISEREKVAQLRSIYKKAGLGKEKREVTYLVAKKGVGRRVRRPAGVKGHFKVVDSRMKKDMRAQKGKEKTKRRRK encoded by the exons ATGGGCAAGAAGGGCAAAGTGGGGAAGAGTCGCCGGGACAAGTTCTACCGCCTGGCCAAGGAGACGG GCTTTCGCTCGCGATCCTCCTTCAAGCTGATTCAGCTCAACCGGAAGTTCCAGTTCCTGCCAAAATCCCGCGCGCTGCTGGACTTGTGCGCGGCCCCTGGGGGCTG GCTGCAGGTGGCCTCCAAGTTCATGCCGGTTTCCAGCCTCATTAttg GGGTGGATTTGGTCCCCATTAAGCCCATCCCCAACGTGGTGACGCTGCAGGAGGACATCACCACGGAGAAATGTCGCCAG GCCGTGCGCAAGGAGCTGCAGACGTGGAAGGTGGACGTGGTGCTGAACGACGGGGCCCCCAATGTGGGGGCCAGCTGGGTGCATGACGCATACTCCCAAG CCAACCTGACGCTTATGGCCCTGAAGTTGGCCTGTGAATTCCTTTCCAAGGGCGGCTGGTTCATCACAAAAGTCTTCCGCTCCCGCGACTACCAGCCCCTCCTGTGGATCTTCCAGCAGTTGTTTCGCAAGGTGCAGGCCACCAAGCCACAGGCCTCCCGCAACGAGTCGGCCGAGATCTTCGTCGTCTGCcagg GATATCTGTCCCCAGATAAAATTGACAGCAAATTCTTTGATCCCAAATTTGCCTTCAAGGAAGTTGAGATTCAGGCCAAATCTGTGAGCGAGCTGGTGACCAAAAAGAAACCAAAG GCGGAGGGATACGCAGAAGGTGACACGACGCTCTATCACCGCTTCACGCTGATGGATTTCCTCAAGGCCCCCAACCCTGTGGATTTCCTTTCCAAGGCCAATGAG ATCACGCTGGGGGACAGCGAGCTGGAGCGGCACAGCGCCACCACTGAGGAGCTGCGCCAGTGCTGCCGGGACATCCGTGTGCTGGGCCGCAAGGAGCTCAG GGCCCTGCTGAACTGGAGGATGAAGCTGCGTCGCTTTATGGCCAGGAAGCTGAAGGAGCAGGCCAAGGAGCTGGACATCAG CTTGAGCTccggcgaggaggaggagggcggcgaggATGAGGCCGTGAAGATGTCGGGAGCAGCTGGGGATGGAGccgcagaggaggaggagatggagctgAGGCTGGCggagctgaaggcagaggaaGTAGCTGAGCTGAAGAG gaagaagaagaagatccTGAAGGAGCAGCGGAAGCAGCGCGAGCGCATCGAGCTGAAGATGGACCTGCCCGGCGTCTCCATCGCGGACGAGGGCGAGACTGGCATGTTCTCCCTCCGAACCATCGGCAAGACCCGG CTGCTGAACGAGGTGGCCAGGGGTGATATGGCATCTGCGGACGCCTTCCTGGAGGCGCCGCACGAGGACGACGACATGGCCCTCTCGGAGCACGACGACGCGGACGACGTGTCTCTGGCCAGCGACCTGGGCTCAGACGAGCTGGCTGACATCGAGGAGCGGCTGCAGGAAGCCAAGCGGGGGCTGGGCCCAAAGAG AGGGACCTTCCAGCAGgtgacagaggaggagggggaggagaatcctctgctggtgcccctggAGGAGAAGTCGGTGCTGGAGGAGAGGCAGACCAACCTGTGGTTCGGGAAG gAGGTCTTTGCCGGCATTGAGGATGATGTGGACGAGGCCCTGGAGATCAGCCAGGCGCAGGCGCTGTCCGAGAGGAAGAAGCCGCTACCAG GGAACgtgaaggggaaggggcagaagaagctgcccccatcccaggaggcagctgcagtggaggtggggcccAGGGAGGCCGTGGGGGCTGGTCCCAGCGAAGACCAGGGCGGGAGGAGCAGTGGCGAGGAGGATTCTGACAGCAGCAGCGACGAGGAGAG ggAGACGTCGCAGAAGGGAAGGAAGCGGGCGCTCGCTGAGCCAGGTGGCTTTGAGGTGGTGCCCATTGAGGACCCAG TGAAGAGAGCCCGTATCCTGGATGCAGAGGGGCTCGCGCTGGGGTCTGTCATTGCCACCTCCAGGAAAGCCAAGCGGGACCTGATTGACAACTCCTTCAACAG gtatGCCTTTAacgaggaggagggggagctgcccgAGTGGTTCCagcaggaagagcagcagcacCGCCGGAAGCAGCTGCCTCTGGACCGGCAGACGGTGGAGGAATACCGGCAGCACTGGCGCCAGATCAACGCCCGCCCCATCAAGAAGGTGGCAGAGGCCAAGGCCCGGAAGAAGCGGCGG CTGCTGAAGAAGATGGAGCAGATGAAGAAGAAGGCAGAGGCTGTGGTGAGCACAGTGGATATTTCGGAGCGTGAAAAGGTGGCCCAGCTGCGCAG CATCTACAAGAAGGCCGGCCTGGGGAAGGAGAAGCGGGAGGTCACCTACTTGGTAGCCAAGAAGGGGGTTGGCCGGCGTGTGCGGCGCCCCGCGGGGGTCAAGGGACACTTCAAGGTGGTGGACAGCCGCATGAAGAAGGACATGAGGGCTCAGAAAGGCAAAGAGAAGACGAAACGGCGCCGCAAGTGA